The Branchiostoma floridae strain S238N-H82 chromosome 6, Bfl_VNyyK, whole genome shotgun sequence genomic interval GGCTTTCTTTGTTACAGCTGCAACACGGAACTTTCCCAACCAGATCTTTTCTGTCTTTTGCTCTCCTCATTTTTATCTCAATTTCATAGCTGAAAGGCTACTGATTTTATCCACTGACTGTTGCACTGAGACTATGTTTCAGTCAATACCAGTGGTATGGGGGAAATGTTGTTTTATGTCTTGTTTCATCTCCTGCTCCTGTCATTTGATAAAATGATTTCATCGTTTTCCTTTGAGGGGCCAAATAACTCGAAGTTTGATAGAGTGGGTCAGTACCCCCAAATTTGTCTTTCTCTTTAATTTAGCCGGCCTTTAGAGCTATTTCATTTAgttcttttttttgccatttccggataaaaaggttatatttttgcctcctgtaccctaatagtataataaaacagacctggaatttagcatgtgtgtgtgtgccttggGCATATGCTTACTCACGTTATGGGTCCCTTCAGAGATGGTGATGACCTGTTACATATCATGATCATAATGGTAATCCTAAGATGTTAAACAACGAAATATATTTTCCTCATTTTTGATATATAACTGAACGTTTACTAATGGTCCCCCTcgacacacacagagactgaTGTACTGtgatttcatttttcttcatcatcGCAAGACCAAACTATTGAATTTTCATGGAGAAATTTGATATCCACTCACAAGCCCTGCTATGGTTAAATGAGGCAAATGCAGCTAAGCTCTATGTGGCTGATCTGCAGTCACGTTCGGAAGGCCAGGATGGTGCTCGGTGTAAGCAGCATGCGGTGGGACCATCGCCATTCCGGGTTCTGTTGGAAAATAGGACAAACGTTTGGTAAAATGTTGAGCAAAATGAGGACCATACTTAGATGCTACTCATTCTATTGTTGTTATTGGAACAATTAATAGAttaactgattgattgattgattgattgagtgtgagagagtgagtgagtgagtgagtgagtgagtgagtgagtgagacatGCCCTATTACCAACTTGGTGAATGTGAAGGGTCTAATATATATAATGTCTTAACCCAAGAACTTAACATGCTGGAGACATATTCTGTAGATGTTTCTTACCTCCGGCTTTCGGAGCTACTTCAAGGTTTTGGCCAAGTCCTTATCATACTCATCAGGGTCAATGAACCCGTTGTTGTTGGTGTCCATGGATTCGAACCAATCATCGGGCAGTTTGGAGACGTCAACTTCCGCCATAGCCTCCAGCATCCCCAGAGCCTCCTGCTTGGACAGCTTATGGTCCTCGTCCTTGTCGTGGTGCTCGAACCCACGACCAGCCATGACGCTCCCCTCTGGGGCGATGTCCTCTTCTTCTCTGCGCAGCATGTCAAGGAGGCTGCGTGCATCCTCGACCACATCCCTTGTGAACAATCAGGTACATAGTATTGTTATTCATCAAGGTGTTTTCTGATTCACGAGTTATATTCTATAACACCTTGAAATAACGACTATGGCATGTCTAAGCCTGAAGGTCCGCTGCAGTACTTTAGAGACTTATTGTCGAAATTGCCCCATCTTCCAgaccccacccacctaccaaatctCATAAAATCCATCTACGACTTAAGCTATTCACACACTAACAGCACCGAAAACACAGACCTTCTCGACAAAAACAATAACCATTTGTTTGCTAGCTTATAGCTAAAAAAGGTACGGAGATGTCGGATACCTGATGGCGACTCAACGGTAAGTTGCAGGTTACATTTCAAACTGATTTTGGTAAGAGACCATATCTAACGGATATCTAGATAACAGGACTGCTCAAAAGGTCATGTCTACTTATATATCGGAATGATTTTCAACGCAATTTACCTCTTACTGTGTCTGCAGCCCCCGTAGCAGTTACATCCGAAGCAGTTGCAGTGCCCGATTCCACAGAAGGGTGATCCCTGTGTTTGGTGGAGACGCACACGTCCGTTTATATAACAAGAACACCTCACTCCATCCCCCTCcactccatctctctctctctctctctctctaactccctccctccctccctaccGCCaaccctccctccctcccccctacctccctccctcccccctctctctccctccctccccctctctctccctctctctctctccccccctctGGGCAATGGGCAATCAAAATTTGGAGAggcattttgtttccttttgtttaGTTGGAACAAAGTTGCAACAAAGAAAGATATTTACCTGCGTTCCATCTAGACAGCGGCCGGTGCACCGGCGGCCCCAACACCACCCAGTACAGTGCAGTTTAGCATGGCAGCAGAACGAGTCTGCCTGGTCCACCATCAGCACCGTCAGGAGGGTGCACAGCCCCAGGAACATCTTGTAGCCCATGGTTGGCTAATGGGAACAATTGGTATGAGATGAGCTGGTAATTTTAATCCACGAGCGGCATGAATTGAAAATAGGTAGCTATACCCGAAAAAGGTCGGTTTCTATCGCAAAATTAAACCATGTTTGTGTTGGACAGAACTGATTCTCCCAGATACTGCTTATATTCAGTTATTAATGACTAGGTACATGGACAGAACTGATCTCCCAGATACTGCTTATATTCAGTTATTAATGACTAGGTACATTCCAAATGACATGCTAGAATGGATGCATACAAAAGGCAACCTTTGGGCTGGCGTATTTGTGGCCGATGCTACGGGTGAGACATGACCTCCACGGCCCGACATGGGATAATGACTGTGTTTCTTGCCTAAGGCTTATAAGTATCGTGCTGGAATGCAAATAGTACACCATGCGACAAGACTGGTTGTACCGGCCTGGTCTCCGTTGGTCAGGCAGGGCGCGCGCCCGGGTCTGGGTCAAGGTGGcgtaccctgggggccagccgggatcgggtaGCTATCGGTGACCCAAGACAGTCAGACCCGctgatctcctattagcgccccggggagtttaagcccgatgaggtccacctgctTTAGGGTAGCGATAAGTCCTTCGGGCTTTAACTCCCcagagcgctaatgtgagatcggcgggctgactgccttgggtccccgaacaaagCTCGCTAgttacccggtcctgtctggctctcAGGGTAAGTTGGCGTGGCTGTGGCCTTTGGAGGAAGGGGGTGTGGCAGGGCGTACTGGGTCCTGGGGTCCAAGGCAGGGAGACGCCGTTGTGGTCACTTGGAGAAAACGGTCTAGCAGGACAGACAACAATGAAGTCTTTAGGGAAAAACAGCGTGGCAGGGGCGACGGGGTCCTAGATCCTGGACAGGGCGTCGTCCCTGTAGTCACTCTGCAAAACTGCATGGTAAGACGGATAGCATGGCAGCGCGGACGAGGTCTTGGGTAGGGTCTCTGGGGGAACCGGTTCGACAGGACTCCTGGACAGGGCGACGTTGCTGCCCAGGGCGGACAGGGCCTTGGTCAGGGTGACGCCGTTGTGGACATTCCAGGAGAAAAACGGTCTGACAAAACAGATAGCATGGCAGGGCGGACGAGGTCCAGGGTAGCATATCTGGGGGGAAACGGCGTGACCGGACCGGCGGGGTTTGGGGCAGGGAGAAGTCACAATGGGGAATGACAGCGAAGAAGCACGGGCGGGGTTTGAGAGGCTTTAGTCCATTATCTGTGATACAAAATTCTACAAAATTGTACActgctaatcttcctggacatgTGTAAAAATGCACACTGGGGCTGGGGAAGGATTGACGCTAAGTATTTCGCCAGTAAGTAGCGAGCTGATTAGGCGTTTTCTGGCCAGCGGGTTCGTCAGGCAGCACAAACAACAGCTCAGAACCAGTTTTACACGTACAGACTGATTACGGAATGTACTGGAACATGGGCTCTGCTATATGGACGCAGTCAACCTTTTCTATTCCACTTCAGTCAGCCATAAAAGCTACAATTCTGCTACAAACTTAAGCTTGGGCTTTTGAAAAACAGTACATAACATATTATAATACGGCAACCAATTCGACGGTGTATGCAATTCGCGTATCACTGCGCTTTGGATGGGCCAGTATTGAGGTAACAGCCACGAAAGTCGGAACAACGAATATCTAATTAGATCCGTTTTTACGGATCATCGTACAGGCTTTTCAGAGGGGTTACAAAAAGCAACTCGCACTGATTATATCTCGTGGGCAACATACAAGACCAACAACACGACGGAAATTAATGGTACAGTATATGTTAACGTGGCAGAGCTGGATCAGTCCGATGTAACGACACTGACGTTTGAATACGTCTAGCTACTTTATTTTCTTTAGCTatgggcacaacccgccgtacgtgcaa includes:
- the LOC118418619 gene encoding uncharacterized protein LOC118418619, with the translated sequence MGYKMFLGLCTLLTVLMVDQADSFCCHAKLHCTGWCWGRRCTGRCLDGTQGSPFCGIGHCNCFGCNCYGGCRHSKRDVVEDARSLLDMLRREEEDIAPEGSVMAGRGFEHHDKDEDHKLSKQEALGMLEAMAEVDVSKLPDDWFESMDTNNNGFIDPDEYDKDLAKTLK